ataagacgaaaatgtcgTACAAAAGTGAGTTCATAAGTGGAATGTCAAGGAAACGGTACTGACCGTATTGTTGTGTGTAAATGTtgcaatatattatttatttctagGCGACAAAAGTAATTTAATTTACTGGATGAACCATTACTAATTGTATACGactatacaaaaatatatttataaaagcgAATCAGGCTATAGGAACTTTTTTTTATCAAGGGGTTAATAAAGTTATGCTTTTCTGGTAATCTACATTCAGTTGCATTCCACTGTAGTGAAAACAGTGGAACAGAGTGTTAACAAAGCATTCATGTACTTACGTTCATCCGACATATTCGTCTTACTTTTAGCCGCAGAACAGTCTTTGCAAGAAAACCTGTGGGACACCCTATGGCTACTTCAATCTCCTGTCGTATACCTAAACCGTCTCGCGTCACGGTTACAATAAGGGAAAGGCACGATGAACCATGTTACGTGAAAATAGCGTCCCGGAGGAAGTATCGTCTCGGGGTGCACAATTGTTTATCTATATTTCTATCCTGTGAGAGCCGCGGTGTAGGGGTTGACGTTCCCGTTGGAGGGGCCGTCATCTTGTTCGCGACTTAACGGGAGAGCGTCTAGGGATCAGGGGTTCCAGAGAAAGTTCCGGAGGCGTTCTTGCGCGTACACAATCGGCGAGAATCACCCTCGAACTCGACGAGTCGATCACAGTTCGTCCGCTGTCCCGCGACTTTGCGATTTACTCGCGCGAGGAAGGGATAGTCGCCTGGCTTCATATATAAATCGCCTCGGAGCCCTTGTTGCTTTGGTGAGCGCCGCCGGCGCTGTACGCGTTAGGGGAGGCCATGCACTCGGACCAGTCGCTGTTCGAGTGAGGCGAGCTGGATGACCAGTGGCCAGGACTGTCTGGCGACGGGGTCGGGAAGCTCTCTGGCGCCTGCATCAGGTGCTGGGGCGTCACGTCAGGTCCTGAATGATGAGACGGCGGCGTCAAGTACTGGTAGTACTGTTGCgtctgttgttgctgctgttgctgttgctgctgctgctgcgtgctttgttgttgttgctgctgctgctgttgaatCTGCTGTTGCGTTTGCTGtatctgctgctgctgttgctgctgctgttgctgactCGAGGAATAGGGAAGGTTTTCGAAGTCGAACCCCACGGTAGGCATGCCCCCGTGCTTCTGATGCGTTGCCTGTCGCATGGCGGCGATGTGGGTCGGCGAGGTTGGCAAAGATGGTCGACTTTTCGCCGGCGAGGGCGAGCCCATGTAGCTAGCCTGCGGCGAGAGCGTCATGTTCGATTGTACAGAGTGCGGCGGTGATTGATTGCTGTAAGGCGGCGAAAGTGTGTTCACCATGCCCTGTCCCTGTCGTTGATGAGGCGCTAGCAGCTGGTCGTGAAAATTAGGCAACCCGTAGTTGGTCGTGAACGTGTCCAGCCCGAGTTGTTGAAGGCCCTGCATGGACTGGCCCTTTATGCAATCCTCGTACGGGGGTGGCTGCTTCGCCGTGGCCGTGTGACCCACCAGTGGCAGTGCGTTGCTGTACAGACTCGCGCTGTCGTACGGGCTGGGCAAGTTTCCCTCCGCGCCCTCTGCTCCTTGAGGGATCTCTTGGTTTGGGGGCTGAGCACCTCGTTTCGCCGGTGGCTTTTTTACTGACGGCTTTCGCCTCACCACCACCACGCCGCCTTCCGACTCTGGGCTGTTTGGGTTTCCCGCCGCGACGGCTTTCGGTCGTTTCTTCGACTTCCCTTGCTTCGGCGCTGAACCGATCACCGTAGGGTGTGTGATCAGCTGAGGGTGATTTGGGGATCCTGTAACGAGAAACGAATCAAGATTAATACCACCGAATAGCTGAGAATTCGCTTAGTGACTAGAAATGGGGTTCAAACCATCTCAAGATACCCTGAGTCAAGGAGCGAAACTCGAGGAGTCTTGAAACGGTTTGCAAAACAAATTCTTATGCTTATCACGATACCAACAAGTGTGGAGACTTTCGAAACTTATTTTAGTCTCAAGATAGTCCTAAAGTGGCTCAGAGCTCCACGTTCTTGACTTGCTTCAAAATTTGCAAGCAAGAGTATTGTATTGAAGATCTATTGCTATCAATTACACGTGTACCATAGAGAGATGGTTTGATGGCTAGtcacgctgattggccgtagtGTAATAGCCTATCCTCATAGATATTGTCATTACTGGCAGAGTCTTAAGAGACTTACACCCCTTGCCTTTGTGCTGTTCagtttgtaggtgcctagccatcaagtcgtcTCTCTATAGTACATTAACCCTCGAATAACGCACGGCTATGGTTGGGTCGTGtcatccaaactaataatctttGGTATCAATTCTTCTTCAAAGTTATGTTTTGCGGATTAATTCTGGACTAATCTAAAGTCAACAATATACTTTATTTTCGTATTGACATGCACCAGTTTATGCACACCCATCAAACGTGTACAAGAAAATAAAGAATCTCCTTTACGATACGCTAAACGCAGCTAGAAAATgcatttctttttctctttttatcGCTCCAGCTTAGATGTCAACTGACCTATCACGTGCCGCTCGGCGAAGTCAGACTTCCCACGCCCAGCTCCGGACAGACCCACCCTCAGCCGTGCGAGTGTTAACACCGGGGTACGAAGACGCTTACCCATGAGCGGACCGTTCGGTATGACGGTCACCATCTGCGGGGATCTCGGCACGTGTTCGTCGAGCAATCTCACGATGTCGTGGTGCAATCTCTCGCTGGCCACGTCTCTGGGTAACCGATCCATGTGATCGGTGATCTCTCTGTTGGCGAAAGTGTCGAGCAGCGCTTTACAGGCCTCGAAGCTGCCTTCTCTGGCTGCGAGGAACAACGGAGTCTCGTCCTTGTCGTCCTGGGCGTCTCTGTTCGCGCCGTGGACGAGCAATATGTTGACGGCGTCGACGTTGTTCACCGCCGCTGCCCAATGCAGAGCGGTCTTCCCACTATTGTCGGCTGCATTGATGTCCGCGTCCGCGTTGATGAGATCCTCCACCATTCCTTCGGTGGCGAGACGCGCGGCCAGGATCAGCGGTGTAGTGCCGTCGTGCATGCGTCCATTGAGATTCGTCGCTCTGTTCCGTaacagtatctgaaaaacgcccaTTGCGTCTGCCGCGACGGCAGAGTGCAGAGGGGTTCTGCCAGTGTTGTCCTGAGAGTTGGcgtccgctccggcgtcaaggaGTCTCTTGGCCGCGTCGGATCTCGCGTAACGAGCCGCCAAATGTAAAGACGTCTCGCCACTCTTGTCGGTCGTGGCGTTTAGGTCGGCGCCCTGGGCGACCAAGTCGGCGATCATCGCTGCTGAACCGTCGCTCTCGTCCTCCTCCTCTCCAGTGTCCAATCCTCCACCACGCACAGCGGCCACCATCAATGGCGTCATCCCACAGGGACCTCTGGCGTCCACGTCCTGACCATGTTCCAAACTAGGCGGCGTTAATACTCCTGCATCCGGTCTGCGGATGTCAGCGGCGTCCAGGTGTTGTTGCGTCCACATTCGCGGCTCCGTCTCCTCGTAATCCGTGATGGCGGTGTGGTCGCTGGCGTATCCAGGCTCTATAGCTCTCATCCTCTTTGACGGTGGGAGATCGGACTCGTCGTCGGACCATTGTTGTGCGCGACCGTTCCCCACGTCCAGGTCCATGCAATTCACCGACGGTTGCTTGTTCAGGTTCCTCATTTCCTGGCCATCCGGGCCCCGTCTGCGCGATCTGCGACGCTGACCACTGCCGCTACTCGTGCGCAGAAAACCCTCGGGGAACCAGGTCACACCCACTGCGCGTTTCCGTTGTGCCGTGACCAGAACGCCTACCAACATCCCTCCGAGTACCACGATTACCACTCCGATGAAGACGTACTTGTAGTTCGTTGGAGTGTCCGGGTACTCGGGCCCCTGGGGCCCCACGACTCCTCGTACTTGCTCGATGGGGAAGTTTGGTGAGAGGGAATGCTTGGATGCGGTGGCTGCTAGATACTCTGCCGCCTCGTTCGCCGATGGGAAGCACACGGCTCCTTGTGTGACGGTACATTTTCTGTTGTCGATTTCCAAATAGGCGATCACGCCACTCTCGCTGTTCGTGTAGATGGTGGTTGGACGACCGAAGAAGTTCGTTTGCAAGCTGGGTTCGCCTTCTCTTTTCCAGGGGTATATCATGTCGTTGCCCAGCTCGTTTTGTTTCACTCTCAACGTGGTTCGTAGCTCGTGGCCGATGTCCCTGAGGAAAGCCACTACGTTTGAACGGAACGTCTGCATATCCATCCTCACGACCACGGAGATCACTCCTTCCGCCAACGACGGCGGTTCTGTGTCGCAGTCGAGTCCGTCCCAGTTGCACTCTTCGTTGTTGCAGCCATAGTCACAGTGTCCGTTGGCGTAATGCTTGCGACAGTAGGCGTCGTAGATAGGGCTATAAACATAACAGATATTAAAAGTGACCTCATCGAATCGCGAATTACTTTTCAAGAGGGTACTCCGGTCTACAACTTTGGAAAAGCTGATGTCTTAACATTTTCTTTGAGCTGTGAAACTTATTTCAACGATGCTTATGTGTAGATATACAAAATAGTAACTAGAGTATAACTATAATCAATCTTTTTGTTTTCAAACTTTACTACATTTTCAGTCATTTTGAAAAACACTTGCTCCAATGCTTATACTGGGATTGTGAATTCTAAAGATTATGATTTGCTTCTGCAACATATTTCTACATACATATACAccttcaaattttatttcaatcccAACCTCAAGTATATGAATCGAAATCCAAATAGATTCTTGTCCAAAGTTCTAGACCAGATACTTATAATCAATTCTTGTAAGGTTACATACTTGCAAGGTGCTAGCTTTCTCTCGCAATCCCTTCCATCGAAGAGACACTGGGCATTGTTGCATACATCGTCGCAAACGTCGTTCATGAACACGTCCCAGCAGTTGATGGGGGCCGTACAATTGCGCCACGGGTTGATTCCAAGCGAGCAGTCGTTTCCGTCGAAGTTACAGGCGTACCTGTTGCACTCCTCGTCGCAGTGATGATTTCCAGACTTCTCCTCGCATCTGTTCTCGATGCACTTCTTCCTCTCGAGTTCCAAATCCAGGTCGTACGCGTTCATAATCTTCGGGACATTCGAGTTCGCCCTGCCGAAGACGCCACCTCCGTAATTCGGATCGTAAATCTCGCAGTTCTTGCCCGTCCATTTTGGCGGACAGTCACAGGCATAATCGCCAAGGAGGTTCTTGCAAACTGCATTGGACTGCTGGCAAGGATTGCTCGCGCACTCGTCTCTAGCGTCTATTTCGCAGTGCGTTCCGGTGGTTCCCGGAGGACAGTAACACCTGTATCCAACTTCCGTTTCAGCCACTCGACAAGTGCCTCCGTTCAAGCAGGGTTCCCGATCGCAATAAGAACCAGCGAACTCGCAGTTGCTTCCATAATAGTCGCTAGGACAGAGACAGGTGTGTCCAGCTTGCTTGGCCGTGCAGACTCCGCCGTTTTGACATGGCGAGCTGTCGCAGAAGTTCACTTTGACCTCGCAGTGGCGTCCCATGTAGCCTGGCttgcagttgcagtggtagttgtTGACCAGCTGCACGCAATCCTGAGTACCCGGCGAGGTGCACGGGTTCGACAGGCACTCGTTGATGTCTCCCTCGCATCTGGGTCCCACGAACCCGGGTGGACACCTGCACTCGAACCCACCCACCTTGTCCGTGCACGTTCCATTGTTGTGGCAAGTCCCAATGGCGCAGTCGTCAACATTTAGTTCGCAGATGAAGCCTAAAGTTCCCGGCGGACACGAGCAGCTGAAGTTGCTGATCAGGTCGTGACAAGTACCTCCATTCTGACAGGGATTGGGCCTGCAGTCGTCCACGTTGAGCTCGCAGTTCTGACCCTGGAAGCCTTTTGTGCACTGGCACTGGTACGAGCCGACCAGATCCTTGCATGCAGCGCCATTTTGACACGGGGCGGAATCACATTCGTTGACCTCCTCTTGACAATACGATCCCGTGTACCCCTCGAGACAATGACAGCGATGGCTGTTGCCAATATCCTCGCAGGTCCCGTTGTTGCACAGGTTCTTCTCAGGCACTCCCTTTCTGATGGCCGCGTCCTTGCACGAGACCATCTCCACGTCACAGACCTTCCCAGTCCATCCGGGTGAGCAGTTGCAGTGATACTTGTTTTTGTGTTGGACACAAGTAGCTTGGTTCTCACAGGGATTGTCCACGCACCAATCCACGTACTGGTCGCATCTCGTCCCGGTGTATCCGTAAGGACAGTGACAAGTGAAATACTGAACGTGATCGTGGCACGTGGCGCCGTTCAGGCAAGGTGAACTGTCGCACTCGTTGATACGGTACTGACAGTTCGACCCGGTGTAACCCGGTTCGCAGACGCAGGTGTAGTTGTTGATGCCGTCGATGCACTTGCCTCCATTCATACAACTGCTGTCCGTGCAATCTTCGTCGTTGGTCTGACAATTTATCCCGGAGAATCCTAGCTGGCACTGGCACGTGTAGGAGTTTACGTACTCTTTGCAGACGGCGCCGTTCTGGCAGGGCTGTGACAGACACTCGTCCACGTCGATCTCGCAGTGTTTGCCGCTGAAACCGTCCACGCAGAGACAAGTGTAGTCACCGATTCCGTCCAGGCACGTACCTCCATTTTGACAGGGAACTGTAGGGAATACGATTGTGGTCAATAAATTGAAGAATTGCGTTGATATATTGTTCAAATTGCGGTGTTAGGTACTCACAGGAAGCACAGTCGTCGGTGTTGATGATGCAGTCCCGACCTTCGTAGCCCTTGGCGCAGACACATTGGTAGGAGCCGTTGGTGTTCCTACAGGTAGCGCCGTTTCTGCACGGAGACGTCATCACGCACTCGTCGACGTCCTCGTCGCAGAGCCTGCCGGTGTAGCCTACCGTGCAGGTGCAGGCGAAGTCCAGGAAGTTGGACGACGGTGAACACTTGGCGCCATGGAGACATCTGTAACAGTAATAACAAAGGTCCATTCAACTTCTTCATCGATGCTGGATTAAACTGGTAGTCATGAGGCGATTTCACGTGGCTGAAACTTGGATTATAATCCTCAGCGATAAGTCAACGTTACAGGATAATTCAAGGTTTCTAGATTCTACAGTGTGCACTAGCGTTTGCGTAGGAACGATATACTTGAAGAGCAAAATTTCTTTCCCCAAACGTAGTCAGTGGAATGGAAAGTTTGTTGATACAACTCATCGGTACTAATATTCCCAAGTCGTTCACAGTATCAACAAACTTTCCATTCCATCGACTACATTTGTGAACGGTCAGGTGAATTATTCGCGCAATTCGAGAACCGTACTTGTTAGGGGAGCAAGGATCGAGCTTGTCCTCGCAGTTCCGTCCCGTGTACGGCAGCTCGCAGACGCATTTGTAGTCGTTGACGAGGTCGATGCACGAGCCGCCGTTCTGGCATGGATTGTTCGCGCAATCGTCGATGTTGGTCTCGCAGTTGGTGCCTGCGTAACCGGGCACACACTTGCAGCTGTAGCCGTTCAGGTGGTCGTTGCATGTGCCGCCGTGTTGGCAAGGATTCGAGCCGCACTCGTCAATGTCGGCCTCGCATCTCTTGCCACCGTACCCCGGCAAGCAATGACAGATGAACTGGTTGACACCGTCCTCGCAGGTGCCACCGTTCACGCAAGGATTGCTAGCGCACTCGTCCACGTCGCTCAGACATCTAGCGTCGTAGTAGCCGCGAGGGCACTCGCATCGGAAGCTGTTTATCAGATCTATGCACCGACCACCGTTTGCACAAGGATTGCTAGCGCACTCGTTTATGTCCGTCTCGCAGTGCTGCCCCGTGAAACCTGCCTCGCACTCGCACGAATACCTGGAAGAAGAGACATCGTATCCACTGAGGATGGAAGAAATGATAACGTTAGAGCGGGCCAAGATTTTGCCAGATTAAGGGGTTCATGCGAGGGACACGTCGGTTTTATCGTTCTTTCGCTCGGACTAGAATCCGTCTCTCGGACCTCGGACAATGAAATTTTCGGGGGTAGGGGTATGCGATCGGAAGATCAAttttgccagattctgagcgTGTTCGTAATGAAGCAATTCATCCGAAAGAATTTCGTCTCTTTGTTCTTCCTCGAATgatttttttctactttgtttCGTTGTTGTTCGTGTCAAACCGCTTAAATGGGGAGGGAGGTATTGGACGAAATTTGTACTGTTACGAGGGAGACAAAATCGAATACTTTATTTCTTGACACTTTACCGACCGGTATCGATAATTAAATctagtaatattttttattttcatgacaGCCGGCTAGTAAGTTACCGGTCGGTAAAATGTTAAGCGATAAAAAGCCGATTAATAGGCTATCGGTCGGTAAAGTGTTTTTGATATAAAAAAACTCTTCTTTTATCTTCGGAGCAGTGCAAATTTCTTTCGAAAGCAATCTTCAATAATCGACCTGGAAATATTCTCACTCGTCCATCCCCATTTAAATGCTTCATCTACATTACCGTCCAAGCCTTCCGGGCTCGTTGTATTGAATTTTATAGCAGTCCACAAATTTTCAGTTGTCACAGTTACTCTTCCTCgcattcgtacactataatggtgatttATTGACAATCAAACACATTATAATAGCAGTTTCTGATAGTCATTACACTTATTGAACCTTCAAAAATTTATTCCTATCAAGTTAATGTTGTATTTGATGTTACCTACAGTTAATATAAATGCAAGATTCTCGTTGTAAGAGAACTAGGTGTATACCCAGTgggtaaataaatttgaaatactTGTGGACCGTTAAAGATTAAGACTGAAAAGCGTATGGACAGCAGCGTAGACAGACGTACGTATCAGCAGTGAATTTTCAAACCGCTCCAAGCGATTTTCACAGTGGAACGACGTGCTCGTGTTCCAATTTCCAAGGACCTTTCGCAGGCACCTGATCGCCAAGCGATCGTCGACTCACCTGTTGATACCGTCGATGCATCTCGCTCCGTTCCTGCACGGATTGCTATAGCACTCGTTCACGTTCACCTCACAGTTCGTGCCGGACGTGCCAGGCCTACAGATGCACTGATAACCGTTTATGCGGTCCTCGCATCTACCGCCGAATTGGCACGGATTGCTCTCGCACTCGTCGATCTGAATTTGACAGAGCTTCCCGGTGAATCCCGCGTAGCAGTTGCAACTGAAACTGTTCTCGCCGTCGATGCAGGTGCCGCTGTGGCAGGGGTTCGATTGGCAGTCGTTGATGTTCGTCTCGCAGGAGGCGCCGGTGAATCCTGGAGGACAATCGCAGGTGTATTTCGCTATGGAGTCCTGGCAGATGCCGCCATTTTTGCAAGGCGACGACACGCAGTCGTCTatgttgatctggcagtgagctCCAGCGAAACCGTTCGCGCACGTGCACTTGAAGGAGTTTATCAGGTCGGTGCACACGCCTCCATTGAGGCAGGGCTTCGCGGCGCACTCGTCTATGTCGATCTCGCACTGGGTACCCGTGAAACCTGCAAAacaatttcgaaattattattattatttgggtGACAATATTTCACGCTATGGAAAtggaaaaattcattttcaagacGAGATACTGGGGGGACTTAATTTGAATAGGATTtgtcatttttaagaaaaataagtagtgaaataaattttaagttatatgatttgtaattatttaaaatcagACGTCTAAATATTTAAACTATTATTTCGAATAGTatggtattttattttattattattttcatgcTATGATCACTGCTGAAATAACATTGCtcataatattatttaaaatgtatgttattttattttaatattattttcatgCTGTTGAAATACTTTTCACACTTTTGAAatggtttaaaattaaaatttttggcttacagaatattatacgcttttgatctggcagtgtcaATAAGCACGATACGAGACAAATTTAGTGGACCTCTCGGTGCATCCTCACAGATCTTCAAGAAATTTGAATATATCATAATACAAATTGATTTTGATTCTATGGCTGGAAGGTTGACGAAGAATAAGattgaatttaaatatcagtGCAGATAAAAAGAAGCAAAATGTCTTGAATGTAGACTTCGATCGATCCGAATTTTGCACTCGTCCTTTCAATCCCTTTGCACCGAAATTTCCAGCTCGAAACATTTATCGGGTGTAATAAGCACGTGCAGAAGCAGCAATTGCACACACGCATCAAACTGTCGCCGATTAATGTAACCGAGACCGGAATTGGTATCTGGTACTCGGCCATTTTCTTTCAGAACCAGGTGCATTACTCGAACTGGGAATAATTTGCAAGGTCTTTTTCGAAGGTATAACTTCTGGTAACGGCCGCGCACAATTATCGAAGGGGTTAAGACGCATCGAACAAAAAGCTACGATCAATTGAACCAGTTCAAAGCTTTAACGGTACACCGGACCACCTGACCCCTTGCCGCTTTAATTATCGTCGCGATTAAGAAACCTGCTTCTTTTCGCGAATCACTTTTCGTTAATCAATATCGGTTAAAACTGTTTTCGAATGTGATATTTTATATATGGATCATTTCAACGATTATCATGCTAGTTAAAAAATGTTAGCATCTATTTtaagtttatttattttcaaatatataTCATTTTtggattaaatataaataagagTTGAAAATAAGCTTGAAAGACTAAATACCTCTGATTTATAAAGAAAGTTTCACATTTAGAGCAAAGATGTAAATGGGTTAATACTGTCAACTAGGACGAGTTGGAATTCGAATTAGGTGAtctgagtttttttttttaaaattgttttaccaTCGAGATTTGGTACAGTGTAATCTGATGTTTAATACGTTGATTTGTAGAGTTTCTTTCTTTTAAGTAAAAATGACAAATATTCGTTGGAAGGAATGGAGTCGTCACCGTGGCGACTGCCAACAATTAGCCTTAATTTGACGCGCGCAGGAGCAGAACGAAACTGGTCCAGATGGACCAGGAGACTACTGCTAATTGCATCTTTGATCGATCGGTTCCTTGCACTTTTTtccattcgcgttcttctccgACTACTTCGCATAGTGATCCGCAGACAGCGATAATCGCGGCAATTACCGGGAGTAATTAGAGCCTGCGGATGACTATCACCTGAAGAAAGTGCCAGGTGGGCTCGATCGCCGATCAATGTCTCGCAAAAAGAACGTTACTCATACTCGAGGCGTTTTGGGTGAGAAGATCGACTTATTGGAAACGATTTCTGTTCTTTGGACAAATCGTGGGTGGTCTTTTTTGCACAGCTGTTCTCTGATACAATCAAAGATCAGTTCAATTCTTTTACAAAGATAAATTGCATCGTTACTCTCAACAGAGTCAGGGCTAATCATTACCATTTGGCTTCTTCTTTAGCTAGCATTGGAATTGTTAAAAATCTTAAATGCAAATAAGCTAACGATTTTGAAGAATTAAATTACATTTTGTAGCAAAGAATTCAATTAAATTAGGTTTCCAATTGCCAAATAGCATCGATCTTGTTTACTTAGAAACCCAACACGAAGGCTTGTAAAATTATCTTCTCCTTTTTCAAAGGATATAAATCACAAATTTAACACAATtcacaaaaataaagaaaaccaTTCAACACactattcaaataaaattgtaataaaaacgTACTATTATAAATGCATAGTATTTTCAGTTTAATAACCTCAGAATTACTAACAGAAGGACATACCATAAAAGTAGGATTTGAAATTTCGACCAAGTGGCGCGCTTTTCGAATAAATCGAGGCATCGATGAGCTGCGATCGAGGTCGTTTATCGAGATCGTAATCGACGTTAAAAATCGAACGACACATCCATTGACAAACGAAACGATAACGACTATTTTAGCGAGCAAAAGGAACCGGTTGCTCGTTAAGGTACTTCTCGAATTGTACCGTTTCTCCACGACTTACACGAGATTTCTCAGGGTTCGGTAGCTTGGTCCCCGGATGCGTCCTGCGGATGTTCTGCAGGGTTCTTGCACCAGGTGGTCTTAATGACTGCGAGCTTCCCCGTTTCTGTCAGTCTCGTGCAGATAATACAAGCACATTCGTACACGGAATCGCGTCACGTCGGCATCGCCGTAATTTTCACGGAAGATAGGAAAGAGGCGGCGGAAGAGGAGCCCGAGCGACGCTCCAGGTGGTCTAATTAAATTACGGCAATCTCCCACCGAAATAAATTCCATTAATTACGATCGATTTAAATTATTCATTCACGCGGCTTGAATCCGACGTATTCAAGATTTATTTTCTCCCCCCTTAAAAACTCTTTTCTAAGTCGAAGTTTCCAGAAATTAAATTACTGTAATTATACAAACATTTAACCCTTTACActccgaattatatttcaattttgttaccaGCACCTTCTAACGCTTGTAagtgttttatttgaaatttacgtTAAATAAGACTAAACAAACAAATTCAATGAAATATCTGTTTCATTTACACTACtgttgtattttgtaattttcaagtgtACGATATCTCTTTCGACTTGAAAAGGAGCTCCTGAGATAAAAATTGATGTCGAGTCACGCTCAATATTTCATTTGTCAAATTGAAAGGAAAAAGCAAAATGTAGACCAAGTATACCAACCAGGGTGAAA
This genomic window from Colletes latitarsis isolate SP2378_abdomen chromosome 8, iyColLati1, whole genome shotgun sequence contains:
- the N gene encoding neurogenic locus Notch protein isoform X2, yielding MCVDKIHGIMLLPRRKLDYASMAFLLLPLLVHVSLPVVSGFVSCSPSPCKNGGVCVSSPRGELHCNCTSKYVGEYCQHLNPCHTGARCQNGGSCWVKEGIGGGTPSFTCSCPVGFTASLCEIPIDNACDSSPCLNDATCILKSLREYACTCATGYTGEHCERQDHCAASPCRNGAECRSLEDSYKCTCAPGFTGPNCAEDIDECDRNPCRHGSCKNIHGSYKCMCTSGYTGQNCENAYIPCDPSPCKNGGTCRQMSNLEYECKCPEGFRGEQCEENIDDCPGNLCQNGATCMDRVNEYSCLCPPSYTGTQCELDVDECSVRPSLCHNGATCTNSPGSYSCICVNGWTGPDCSVNIDDCAGAACFNGATCIDRVGSFYCQCTYGKTGLLCHLDDACTSNPCHEGAICDTSPINGSFTCSCATGYKGVDCSEDIDECEQGSPCEHDGICVNTPGSFACNCTQGFTGPRCETNVNECESHPCQNDGSCLDDPGTFRCVCMPGFTGTQCEIDIDECAAKPCLNGGVCTDLINSFKCTCANGFAGAHCQINIDDCVSSPCKNGGICQDSIAKYTCDCPPGFTGASCETNINDCQSNPCHSGTCIDGENSFSCNCYAGFTGKLCQIQIDECESNPCQFGGRCEDRINGYQCICRPGTSGTNCEVNVNECYSNPCRNGARCIDGINRYSCECEAGFTGQHCETDINECASNPCANGGRCIDLINSFRCECPRGYYDARCLSDVDECASNPCVNGGTCEDGVNQFICHCLPGYGGKRCEADIDECGSNPCQHGGTCNDHLNGYSCKCVPGYAGTNCETNIDDCANNPCQNGGSCIDLVNDYKCVCELPYTGRNCEDKLDPCSPNKCLHGAKCSPSSNFLDFACTCTVGYTGRLCDEDVDECVMTSPCRNGATCRNTNGSYQCVCAKGYEGRDCIINTDDCASFPCQNGGTCLDGIGDYTCLCVDGFSGKHCEIDVDECLSQPCQNGAVCKEYVNSYTCQCQLGFSGINCQTNDEDCTDSSCMNGGKCIDGINNYTCVCEPGYTGSNCQYRINECDSSPCLNGATCHDHVQYFTCHCPYGYTGTRCDQYVDWCVDNPCENQATCVQHKNKYHCNCSPGWTGKVCDVEMVSCKDAAIRKGVPEKNLCNNGTCEDIGNSHRCHCLEGYTGSYCQEEVNECDSAPCQNGAACKDLVGSYQCQCTKGFQGQNCELNVDDCRPNPCQNGGTCHDLISNFSCSCPPGTLGFICELNVDDCAIGTCHNNGTCTDKVGGFECRCPPGFVGPRCEGDINECLSNPCTSPGTQDCVQLVNNYHCNCKPGYMGRHCEVKVNFCDSSPCQNGGVCTAKQAGHTCLCPSDYYGSNCEFAGSYCDREPCLNGGTCRVAETEVGYRCYCPPGTTGTHCEIDARDECASNPCQQSNAVCKNLLGDYACDCPPKWTGKNCEIYDPNYGGGVFGRANSNVPKIMNAYDLDLELERKKCIENRCEEKSGNHHCDEECNRYACNFDGNDCSLGINPWRNCTAPINCWDVFMNDVCDDVCNNAQCLFDGRDCERKLAPCNPIYDAYCRKHYANGHCDYGCNNEECNWDGLDCDTEPPSLAEGVISVVVRMDMQTFRSNVVAFLRDIGHELRTTLRVKQNELGNDMIYPWKREGEPSLQTNFFGRPTTIYTNSESGVIAYLEIDNRKCTVTQGAVCFPSANEAAEYLAATASKHSLSPNFPIEQVRGVVGPQGPEYPDTPTNYKYVFIGVVIVVLGGMLVGVLVTAQRKRAVGVTWFPEGFLRTSSGSGQRRRSRRRGPDGQEMRNLNKQPSVNCMDLDVGNGRAQQWSDDESDLPPSKRMRAIEPGYASDHTAITDYEETEPRMWTQQHLDAADIRRPDAGVLTPPSLEHGQDVDARGPCGMTPLMVAAVRGGGLDTGEEEDESDGSAAMIADLVAQGADLNATTDKSGETSLHLAARYARSDAAKRLLDAGADANSQDNTGRTPLHSAVAADAMGVFQILLRNRATNLNGRMHDGTTPLILAARLATEGMVEDLINADADINAADNSGKTALHWAAAVNNVDAVNILLVHGANRDAQDDKDETPLFLAAREGSFEACKALLDTFANREITDHMDRLPRDVASERLHHDIVRLLDEHVPRSPQMVTVIPNGPLMGSPNHPQLITHPTVIGSAPKQGKSKKRPKAVAAGNPNSPESEGGVVVVRRKPSVKKPPAKRGAQPPNQEIPQGAEGAEGNLPSPYDSASLYSNALPLVGHTATAKQPPPYEDCIKGQSMQGLQQLGLDTFTTNYGLPNFHDQLLAPHQRQGQGMVNTLSPPYSNQSPPHSVQSNMTLSPQASYMGSPSPAKSRPSLPTSPTHIAAMRQATHQKHGGMPTVGFDFENLPYSSSQQQQQQQQQQIQQTQQQIQQQQQQQQQSTQQQQQQQQQQQQTQQYYQYLTPPSHHSGPDVTPQHLMQAPESFPTPSPDSPGHWSSSSPHSNSDWSECMASPNAYSAGGAHQSNKGSEAIYI